The genomic segment TTTTTATGAAAACACTGCGCTCTCGTTTTTAAATGTAACAAAACGATTGATCGTGTATTGCGCAGCAACGACAATGCATAAAGCAGTGCATTTTGCGAACATACTGGATAAAGAACAGTACTCAACCAGCATTAACATGACAAAATTTGAAACAACCATACCGCACAACCCTATTGCGAAAAAAACAATACAGCGTTTAATAAAGTTATTATTTACTTTGAAATTGTATTTATAGTTGAAAATAAAGTTATTTAATATACCAAGACATGAACTTATGGTGTTCGCAACTATGTAATGTTCATCAAGAATAGAGTTAATAATATAAAACGAGCCGAAATCAACAACTGCGCCCCATATACCGATCAGGATATACAGAACCAGATGGCGGTCAAATATGTTTCGCATAATTCCTACAACTCTTTAAAGGTAAGCAGCAGGTCGGAATTATACTTATAAATTGTGTAGTAATAAGTATCAATAATGATCGGCAGCCCGTCAGTGCTGATATCCATTTTCTGCGTATCGAACTGAATATCATAATAATTGCGCACACCGCAGCCATAGTACGGCATCTTGTACTTAAAACTCCACGGCTCGTTGGTATCCAGAGAACCTATCACCGGAAATGTTTCAATCAGTCGCCAGAAATATGGTGAGTGAGGCATACTTCCGCTGTAATACAGCGTAGTATCTTTTTCAGGATCAGTATTATTTATCTCCGTAACAATGGAAGTAATAAGGGGCTGGTGGAAATCTGATTCTATCTTGATAAGATTACCCATCAGATAGCTGAATCCGAAATTGGACAGCAGCACCACAGCCAGCAGCCATGACAATATTTTCTTATTTCTGACAGCCCAGCCCGCTGCAAGCAGCAGAAAAGCTGTAAGGCCGCTGAATGAAGTTAAAATCTGCAACGAATCATATGAATCTTTCAGGGCAGCTATATGAATGAAGGAAAAAGCAAAAATAACCGGAGGAGCAAGAACAACCAGAAATAATGCAGCCTTGGAAGCTGAATTGATATCTGCCCCCAAAACGTTTTTTTTGTAAAGGTAGACCCCGAATGCAAAGCTGATCAGAAACAGCACTGCAAAAATTATTAACTGCTGCTGACTCAATGAAGCAATTATCGCTGAAAGAATCTCCTTGAAATGGGCAACAAATACTTGCAGACCGTCACCTGACAAACTGACCATCTTTGCATTGGTTGCCCGGCGTGCAATATTGGCAATGAAAAACAGTTTTAAGAACAGCTTGTAAGCTATAAAAGCAAGCACAAGCTGC from the Maridesulfovibrio zosterae DSM 11974 genome contains:
- a CDS encoding GtrA family protein, producing the protein MRNIFDRHLVLYILIGIWGAVVDFGSFYIINSILDEHYIVANTISSCLGILNNFIFNYKYNFKVNNNFIKRCIVFFAIGLCGMVVSNFVMLMLVEYCSLSSMFAKCTALCIVVAAQYTINRFVTFKNESAVFS
- a CDS encoding glucosyltransferase domain-containing protein yields the protein MRLFDFTAEDRKFLLLFSGLTLLYVLPMLIANCPYNDDFSRLLIGNSWDDDGRLLPSLIVRFLVHATTVYDPAPLPLILSVPIFAWGGFMIRKLFIDDMSPYISAAIAMGFIFNPYLLRLFIYQLDSVGLALSLVLLIVPFALDVPESGKKVVLYHALCVLCIFFSMNSYQASLGFFTSLAVIELVHSVYKKKFDVIFKTLLSRVMQLVLAFIAYKLFLKLFFIANIARRATNAKMVSLSGDGLQVFVAHFKEILSAIIASLSQQQLIIFAVLFLISFAFGVYLYKKNVLGADINSASKAALFLVVLAPPVIFAFSFIHIAALKDSYDSLQILTSFSGLTAFLLLAAGWAVRNKKILSWLLAVVLLSNFGFSYLMGNLIKIESDFHQPLITSIVTEINNTDPEKDTTLYYSGSMPHSPYFWRLIETFPVIGSLDTNEPWSFKYKMPYYGCGVRNYYDIQFDTQKMDISTDGLPIIIDTYYYTIYKYNSDLLLTFKEL